The sequence CGTCCGCGCCGCAGTCCTCTGCCGCGTCCAGCAGTCGGGCGGTGAGCCTTGCCGTGACGTCGGAGCGCGGGACTCCGTATGCCGCGCCGCAGCATTCCACCTTGAGCGGGAACGGAGCCGCCTCGGCGCCGAGCGCCTCCACGATCTTGTCCATGGCTACCGGGTTCTCGTGGTGGTCGAAGCGCATGATCTCGGGCGGCCGGTTCATGATGCATCCGTAATAGGGTGCAAGGCTCAGGCCCTTGAGCTTCTTGACTGCACGTGCCTTGAGCGCTTCCACGCCGTAGTCCTCGAAGATGATCTGGAGCACGGACTTGGTGGTGACGCCGCCTTCGTAGGGGCGGTCCAGCAGCTGGTTGGTCTTTTCGCGAAAGTCCTTGCGGGAGAGGCGGTGTTCGGCGGTCTTGAGGTTGGTCAGGCAGCTCGGGCAGGGCGTGGTGACCCGTTTGTGGCCCATGGCCTCCACCCGCTCAAGGTTTCTGGCCGAGAGGGCCGCCGCCAGCGAGTGATCCACGGTGTGGGCCGGGGTGGAACCGCAACAGCTCCAGTCGTCGATCTCCAGCAGCTCTATGCCGAGACCGGCCATGCACTCGCGGGTGCACATATCGTATTCGCGCGCCGATCCGGTCTGGGAGCAGCCCGGATAGTATGGAATCTTCATCAGGTTCATTCGCCCGCCTCCTCGCGTTGCAGATAGCGGCGGAAGATGCGTTTGACCTCGTCGCGTCCCTTGATTTCGTGGGGCCTGAAGTCGAGCTTGCCGATGGAGAGCGCCTTGGGGGCGATGTCGGCGCCGGTCCAGAACCGGCCGGTCTTCAGGTTGTAGTTGGCGGCGACGCCCATTTCGAAGACGCGGCCGTGGCGCTTAACGGATTCAAGAAATCCGTCGTAGAAGGTTTTGACGTTCTTTTCCGCGGCGTATCCCTCCCGCCGGGCCATGTGCCTGAGTACGTCCATGATCAGGGCCACGTCGATGCCCTGAGGACATCGGGTGGTGCAGGACTCGCAAGTGGCGCACAGCCAGAGGGATTTCGATTTGAGGATGCGTTCTTTCTGCCCGGCCTGCAAAAGACGCATGATCTGGTTGACGGGGATGTCGTATACGAACGTGTACGGACATCCCGCGGTACAGTTGCCACATTGGTAGCAGGTGGCCGGGTCCTGTCCCGATTCGCGCTTCACGTCCTCAATGAAGGTCGCGTCGCAGCTTTTTCCCATACTGAGAATTTCCATATGAAAACTCCATCGCTTCCGGCTGGATGCGGAGTCATTCCGAGAAGTCAGCCCGTAAAAATGGTGGTCAACGTACCCCGAAGAAGGATTATTGTCCACATTCGGGGCCGGTGTGGGTGAAATTGCATTGATCGAGAAGTGAGGGCGGGTTTGTGTTTCGAAATCTTGAAAAAGTATCGGTTATTATTTCCAATCGACCTAATTATTGCCGCCATCAATGTGCCCGTGCACCGCTTCGGGCGGCCTGTTGGTGACTGATCCGGTCAGAAATTGGATGTCAACACGCCGATATTTCTGTTCGTCCGCATAAGGGCGCTGTCGGTCCTTGCAGAATGGTTCGCCATCGGAAAGGTCGAGTCCTGCTTCCAGTTCGGACCGGCCTTCCACTATGATGCGGTCCTGATGCTCCTGAAACCAGCTTCGGACCGGCTCTTGCGTTTCGAAAAGGCAGAAGGTGTAAATGGCCATGGCCCGGCGCGCGGACAGTTCGGCGTTGGTGGCGAAGTCCTCAAAATACAGAGTACTGTTGTTGTCGTATGAATCCAGTTTTCTTCTGGCGATTCTGTCCCTGTCGTCATCCAGCCTGCACGAGGCGTGACCGATGAAGGCGATCATGGACGCGCCGAGTTCTTCGTAACGTTTGGGAATCGTGGAGCAGATACGCAGCAGTTTCTGCTTGTCACTCGGTGCGAACCGGTTGTGGCCGAAGCTGGTGCCGCTGCCATAGGTAATGGTAATGGTCGAGTTGGCCTCGTTCTGTTCTCTGCCGCCGTAATCATCGCCTATGCCTGCGAGCACCACCCCTGCTGCCGTGGCGATGCCCACCGCCGTGAACACGAAGAAGGCAGTCAGGCCGCCGAACAGGTCGCACAGGGCTACCCAGTGGTCTTCCGCAGGCTTCATTCGCTCTCCTTCGAGTCCCTCAGGTTTTGCAGCAGGCGTTCAAGCACCGTCTCAAGTTCAACGATGTTATTATCGTCCAAGGTGGAACGTATGCGTTTAAGGTCAGCATCCAGATCATAGCCATGTTTTTTCAACGCTTTCTCCTGCTGCCTCATTCGTATGATGAGTGCGTTGTGCAGCCGGTCCAGCTCTTCCGGGATGCCCCCCATTTTTCTGACAGCATCCCGAAGGTTACGATCATAGTTGATGGTTTTCCTGTAATTGCGGACCATCCCGTGCAGCTTCAGCACCGTTCCTTCGATTTTTTTGCGCATCTGGTCGTAGCTCTGAGTTGTGGCTCTGAGTTGGGCGTTGATGATCTTTGCCTCATGATGCAGCTGAGTGTGATCGTTGCGTGATATTTCGAGGGTCTCGCGGCTGGCCTTGGTGGCGGACTCCATGCTCTTCGCGAGTTCTTCGAATTTCTCCTCCAGCAGATTCAGATCGGCCTGAATGGATTTCTCCAGGTTCGTTGAACCGTTTTGCATTGTCTCGCAGAATGTGCGGGTGCTGTTCCGCATGGATTCCGTGCATTCTCGCGAGGCCTTGGCGCAGTCCGTAGCCGCGTGGCTCAGTTGGGAAAAGTGGTTGGAGAATTCCGCTTTGAGCACAATCGTGATGGCTTCGGCGATTTCCTGTGCCGGGATGATTCGCTGCCCCCTGATGCTGGTATCGATGGATTCAAGTTTGCCGCAGACCGCGTTGGAGTGAGTGTCCATTACGCTGATCATGTCCGTGGGCTGGTCGGCGAGGTTGCTGAAAAAACCTTTGATTATCTTTATCCCGATGGCACCGCCTATGCCCGCAACGCTGGACCAGAAGGCGAGCGAAAGCGTCAGCATGAGCTTCTTTATTTCCTGAAAGTGCTGGCCGAGAAATTTTGTTCTGTCAGACGCTTCCGACAGCTCGACCGCGCCAGTGCCCAGGGCCAGCCCGAGAAATGTGCCGAGGATGCCCAGCGAGGTCATGATGCTTCCCGCGTTCTCGGACAGATACAGCGTGAAGGTTCTCGGAGCGTCGGCCAGTTCCTCCGAGTTCTGCCAGCGGCGAATGTCGTATAGGATGACCGATATGAAGAGGGTCGCGATGAGGGCGATGAAGGTGGCCGTGATGAAGACGGTCCAGAAACCGTTGTCCGGGAAGTCCAGCAACAGCGGGACGAAGAAGTTGGGCCACCAGATCAGCGCCTGCGTGAAGTAGGCTTGCGTCTGATGGCAGTGCAGGCCGAGACAATTTGATGAAACCGTCCACGCGCCCATGAATACGAATAGGGCGGCAACGGTCTGCATCAGGCGTCCGGGATTCGTCTGCCAGAGGGGGAGCAGTGGTGGTATCGGCGTCATGCGAAAACCGATACAGAATTTACCTTATAAAGTCTACCCTATAAGTAGGGGCTGGAGCATGAGTCTGGGGAGGATTTCTCCGGCCTTGCCGTGAAGGGCGAAGTCCATGAATCCGGTGTTGGGCGTGGGTTCAAGGTTGACCTCGACCGTGACGGCGCCGTGCCGGTTGGCGAGGTCCGCGAGGGATGCGGCGGGCTGGACCAACCCGGAGGTGCCTATCACCAACAGAATATCCGCATTGGCTGCGGCTTCGACGGATGAGTGCAGGGTGCCCGGTTCGAGTTGTTCTCCGAACCAGACCACGTCCGGCCTGAGCAGGGCGTTGCATCCGGGGCACTTGGGCAGCGGCGGGAGCACGTCGTGGTCTTCGGTCTTGAAGGTGCACTGGGGGCAGCGCACGCGCCAGATGTTTCCGTGCAGTTCAAGGACGCTCTCGCTGCCTGCCTGCTGATGCAGGCCGTCCACATTCTGGGTGATGAGGTTGAATGAGGGGGTGGCCGCCTCCATGGCGGCCAGCGCTTCATGGGCAGGATTGGGCCGGCACTGGCGCAGCATGTCGCGTCGCCAGTTGTAGAAGTCCCATACTTTCTGCGGATCGCGTGCAAAGGCCTCAGGGTGCGCAAGGTCCTCGGCGCGCAGGCCGTTCCACAATCCGT is a genomic window of Desulfovibrio oxyclinae DSM 11498 containing:
- a CDS encoding 4Fe-4S dicluster domain-containing protein → MEILSMGKSCDATFIEDVKRESGQDPATCYQCGNCTAGCPYTFVYDIPVNQIMRLLQAGQKERILKSKSLWLCATCESCTTRCPQGIDVALIMDVLRHMARREGYAAEKNVKTFYDGFLESVKRHGRVFEMGVAANYNLKTGRFWTGADIAPKALSIGKLDFRPHEIKGRDEVKRIFRRYLQREEAGE
- a CDS encoding SIR2 family NAD-dependent protein deacylase, whose amino-acid sequence is MIASIETVKALVDGAERIVVLTGAGVSAESGVPTFRGADGLWNGLRAEDLAHPEAFARDPQKVWDFYNWRRDMLRQCRPNPAHEALAAMEAATPSFNLITQNVDGLHQQAGSESVLELHGNIWRVRCPQCTFKTEDHDVLPPLPKCPGCNALLRPDVVWFGEQLEPGTLHSSVEAAANADILLVIGTSGLVQPAASLADLANRHGAVTVEVNLEPTPNTGFMDFALHGKAGEILPRLMLQPLLIG
- a CDS encoding CoB--CoM heterodisulfide reductase iron-sulfur subunit B family protein → MNLMKIPYYPGCSQTGSAREYDMCTRECMAGLGIELLEIDDWSCCGSTPAHTVDHSLAAALSARNLERVEAMGHKRVTTPCPSCLTNLKTAEHRLSRKDFREKTNQLLDRPYEGGVTTKSVLQIIFEDYGVEALKARAVKKLKGLSLAPYYGCIMNRPPEIMRFDHHENPVAMDKIVEALGAEAAPFPLKVECCGAAYGVPRSDVTARLTARLLDAAEDCGADAVVTACPLCHMNLDLRQSQVNRKQRRGFNIPILYITQVIGLALDIAPEKLGMDLHAVDPRPLLKKLEGGE